Proteins encoded by one window of Pseudonocardia sp. HH130629-09:
- a CDS encoding UDP-N-acetylglucosamine--N-acetylmuramyl-(pentapeptide) pyrophosphoryl-undecaprenol N-acetylglucosamine transferase, translating into MSGGLSVVVAGGGSAGHIEPALAVADAIRRLVPGVRITALGTEKGLDTQLIPARGYPLELIPPVPLPRKPTADLLKLPGNVRGAVKRVREVLEAAEADVVVGFGGFVSLPAYLGARGRVPIVVHEANARAGLANKVGARFASAVCVAVPGTGLANEEVVGMPLRRSITSLDRASLRPEARTYFNLPPHGPVLLVFGGSQGSRTLNEAVAASLPAFTERGISVLHAYGKGGTPADPRPGYVPVPYIERMDLAYAAADVVLGRSGMTTVAELTAVGLPAVYVPLPHGNGEQALNARPVVEAGGGKLVQDEDMNGDRAIDELMPMLTDPDLALAMGRRARAAGHGEADEKIARIVLEVAGR; encoded by the coding sequence GTGTCGGGCGGCCTGTCGGTCGTCGTCGCCGGGGGTGGCTCGGCCGGGCACATCGAGCCCGCGCTGGCCGTCGCCGACGCGATCCGCCGGCTCGTCCCGGGGGTCCGGATCACCGCGCTCGGCACCGAGAAGGGCCTCGACACCCAGCTGATCCCGGCCCGCGGCTACCCGCTCGAGCTGATCCCGCCGGTGCCGCTGCCCCGCAAGCCCACCGCCGACCTGCTCAAGCTCCCCGGCAACGTCCGCGGCGCGGTGAAGCGGGTCAGGGAGGTGCTGGAGGCGGCCGAGGCCGACGTCGTCGTTGGGTTCGGCGGGTTCGTCTCGCTGCCCGCCTACCTGGGCGCCCGCGGCCGGGTGCCGATCGTCGTGCACGAGGCCAACGCCCGCGCCGGGCTCGCGAACAAGGTCGGTGCGCGGTTCGCCTCCGCCGTCTGCGTCGCGGTGCCCGGCACCGGCCTCGCGAACGAGGAGGTGGTCGGGATGCCGCTGCGCCGCTCGATCACCTCCCTGGACCGGGCGTCGCTGAGGCCGGAGGCCCGGACGTACTTCAACCTGCCGCCGCACGGCCCGGTGCTGCTGGTCTTCGGCGGCTCCCAGGGCTCCCGGACGCTCAACGAGGCGGTCGCCGCCTCGCTGCCGGCGTTCACCGAGCGCGGCATCTCGGTGCTGCACGCGTACGGGAAGGGCGGCACCCCCGCCGACCCGCGGCCCGGCTACGTGCCGGTGCCCTACATCGAGCGGATGGACCTCGCCTACGCCGCCGCGGACGTCGTCCTCGGCCGCTCGGGCATGACCACCGTCGCCGAGCTGACCGCCGTCGGGCTGCCCGCGGTGTACGTACCGCTGCCGCACGGCAACGGCGAGCAGGCGCTCAACGCCCGTCCGGTCGTCGAGGCCGGGGGCGGCAAGCTCGTGCAGGACGAGGACATGAACGGCGACCGCGCGATCGACGAACTGATGCCGATGCTCACCGACCCCGACCTGGCCCTGGCCATGGGCCGACGCGCCCGCGCCGCCGGGCACGGCGAGGCCGACGAGAAGATCGCCCGCATCGTCCTCGAGGTGGCGGGCCGGTGA